TTTACTATGACTACTAATGCAACATTGCTTACTGATGAGGTTATGAAATATATGGATGAAAACATGGGCAATATAGTACTTAGCATAGATGGCAGAAAAGCTGTTAATGATAAAGTTAGAGTAAAGGTAGATGGAAGTGGTTCATATGATAACATTCTTCCTAAAATTAAAAAAATGGTTGATATGAGAGATAAATCAAAACAGTATTATGTTAGGGGAACCTTCACTAGAGAAAATACTGATTTTTTTGAAGATATAAAACATATGGCAGATTTAGGCTTTAAAGAAATATCTATAGAGCCAGTAGTGCTTCCGCCTGAACATAATCTTTCACTTAGAGAGGAAGATTTACCAGTGATATTTGAGCAATATGATAAATTATATGCAGACATGCTCAAAAGATATAAGGATGGGACAAGCTTTAAATTTTATCACTTTAATATTGATTTGCAGGGTGGCCCTTGTGTATACAAGAGAATAGCAGGGTGTGGAGCTGGTCATGAATATGTGGCGATTACTCCAGACGGTGATATATACCCTTGTCATCAATTTGTTGGTAATAAAGATTTCCTTATAGGAGATATATATAATGGGATTACTAATAAAAAGATGGTTAAAGAATTTAAAGAAGCCCATATTTATAATAAACCTACTTGCGAGGAGTGCTGGGCTAAATTTTATTGTAGTGGTGGATGCCAGGCAAATAACTTTAATTTCAATGGAGATATGCATGTACCATATGAAATTGGATGCAAGATGCAAAAAAAGAGGATAGAATGTGCTATAGCTTTAAAAGCACAAACTATGAATAAGTAAATTATAATTAGGTAAGATTGACTAAATTTGTTAATCATAATATAATTGTAGTTATGAGTAAACAGTGAGGGGGATAAACATGAAAAAGAAGAAAAGCACGATACTGTTTCTAGTCAGTGTTTTTGTTGTTGGATTATTAGCATTTACAGGGTTTCACGGATTTACAATAGGAGACTATATGGTTAAACCATTTACTCAAACAATAAACAGAGGTTTAG
This window of the Clostridium estertheticum genome carries:
- the scfB gene encoding thioether cross-link-forming SCIFF peptide maturase, producing MSLIHKFIQDNEHYVIDVNSGALHMVDEIVYDLLDENELRKKEDLIEDFKNKYSIEDISEVYDEIQSLIQEETLYTGDLYKSIALSGAKEEPYIKALCLNIIHDCNLRCKYCFADEGEYHGARKAMSVEVGKKSIDFVLEKSGPRKNIEIDLFGGEPLMAFEMIKEIVKYARIQEKIYNKSIRFTMTTNATLLTDEVMKYMDENMGNIVLSIDGRKAVNDKVRVKVDGSGSYDNILPKIKKMVDMRDKSKQYYVRGTFTRENTDFFEDIKHMADLGFKEISIEPVVLPPEHNLSLREEDLPVIFEQYDKLYADMLKRYKDGTSFKFYHFNIDLQGGPCVYKRIAGCGAGHEYVAITPDGDIYPCHQFVGNKDFLIGDIYNGITNKKMVKEFKEAHIYNKPTCEECWAKFYCSGGCQANNFNFNGDMHVPYEIGCKMQKKRIECAIALKAQTMNK